The Cucurbita pepo subsp. pepo cultivar mu-cu-16 chromosome LG18, ASM280686v2, whole genome shotgun sequence nucleotide sequence accgaaaccctaaaccctaaaccccaaaaccccaaaccctaaacccGAAACCCCAAACCCGAAACCCGAAACCCTAAACccgaaaccctaaaccctaNCTGGAACTTGATTAGGAGGCAGTCTGTGTGTGTTATGgtttgggggaaaaaaaagaaaaaaagagaaaaaaaaaatatacttggCAGATGCCAGTTTGCAGGTTGAGAATTGGAGGTACATTATTTGTGGTCGGGAGGTGTGTTACCTCcagaattttttaaacaatgaGTAATAATGGGAAGTGATTGTTGCTACGATTGGTGTAGCTTGTAAGCTACTAATAGTGTTATATACTGGCAAACGGTTCACTTGCAACTTGAACACCATGTATGTATACATCCGACTCAATGTTATTGACTTACCATCCTTTGCAACTTGTATTTGTCATTTGGGCACGCAGTTGTAGTTTTGGAATGGCTCTCAACTGGGGACATCTTCGTCCGCCAGGTAATTAAAGATTAAAGAGTTGCTGATGAATTGCTAGGAATTTCTGGGCTAAGGCNgaaaccctaaaccctaaaccccaaaaccccaaaccctaaacccGAAACCCCAAACCCGAAACCCGAAACCCTAAACccgaaaccctaaaccctaaaaccctaaacccctaaaccccaaacccgaaaccctaaacccttaAACCCGTAAACCCTAAATCCCCGAACCCCGTACCGCGAACCCCGAACCCCGAACCCTGAAACCCCAAACCCCAAACcccaaaccctaaaaccccaaaaccctaaaccctaaaccctaaaccgaATGGCTCTCAACTAAAGATAAAGAGTTGCTGATGAATTGCTAGGAATTTCTGGGCTAAGGCAACCTCATTACCGCTTTTAACATCCTATAAGCCATTCTTAGAATAGTTTTACATCCATCATCTTTACGGCCTCCTGCAACAGATTCTCCAAAAGAGGGTCATTGCTAGTCATATTTTCTGTAATTAGAGCatgcttattgagtatttaGGGGATGATGCTGATGGGTAAGAGGTTTAGAAGTAGTCCCCCTTCGAACCATTTAGGAGACGTTTGATTCaaagtttgttttatgatGANGGCCATTCTTAGAATAGTGCCACATCCATCATCTTTACGGCCTCCTGCAACAGATTCTCCAAAAGAGGGTCATTTCTAGAAATATTTTCTGTAAATAGAGCATGCATATTGNGCTAGTCATATTTTCTGTAATTAGAGCatgcttattgagtatttaGGGGATGATGCTGATGGGTAAGAGGTTTAGNTCTAGAAATATTTTCTGTAAATAGAGCATGCATATTGAGTATTTAGGGGATGATGCTGATGGGTAAGAGGTTTAGAAGTAGTCCCCCTAAAAACCATTTAGGAGACGTTTGATTCaaagtttgttttatgatgatATTGGTAAATAGAATGtcagaaaattaaatataatataaagtttttttttttaatcctaaaCTTGCctccatattttattttcattttatttactcttttttttttaatttaaatttattcacctttctttttcttttctcttactattttacaatttattattatttttaatcatatcattatttACTCGGTTAgttataatcattttattaaaaataaaattcaaaaacctCAAATGTAAGGcctattatttataatatacttattaattaatgaaaattaaattaaaatttaaggcatgttattatttgattaataaattattataattgtataaaatttatgaatatatctCCTTCAATATAATTTACTTTACGGTATACAACTTGAAATATAAGGCGTactaaatatttgaaaaaaaaattatatgattttattaaaagcaatttagaaaattaaaattaaatttaattagttgaattattttaataatttgaccacaatttttttattttactgaCATTTTAAATCAAGAAGCAAATAAGCCAACGTCTAAGTTGAGGGATGCTTATGATTTAACAGCAcaattttggttttatttatttattaaaaatcgtGGTTTACTTTTTGATCGAAATGAGAATATCCATCCATCTCGTATTTGGTATAGAAAGTAATTATACCTAAAACAGGGGGCAGCAAAATGGCGGTCTCAAGTTCGATTTCATGGTCCCCTTGCATATAAATTCCTCATCTCTCGCTCATTCTGTCCCCGATCCGCCGCCCATCGCCTTTcctcagaagaagaagaaaaaagaaaaagattcaaTCTTGGCTCCGGTCAGTTCCCTTTCCGTTCCCTGTTTCCTTTGCTTTAATCTTTcagttttattaattattcaaaaaattcaaggtGACGGTAGCTTGATATCGTTATTTCTGTAGATCCAAGCCGGCAGGGTTCCGATCCGATCTGCATAAGCACATGAAATTGTATAATTATGAACATTTATGTTTTGCATGATCGATATCTTCCGATTCCGTTGCTTAGATTGATGATTTTATTTCCCATCTTCTAGCACATCCTTCTTTTACTCTTACCAGCATAATCGTCCTGaactattattttgttttaattacattCGCAATTCATGTGATCGCCGGGTAGATCTGATCTACGAGGGTCATTTGCGGTGCTGCAATTCAATCCATCGCGTTGTTGTGATCATGCATGTCATCATGCGGATTGACCATTCTTTCATGACCGAGATCTCAATTGTTTTGCCTAATTAATTGATATGATGTCGATGTTTGAATTTCAATCATATTGTGTTCATAGCATAATAACTCCTGAATTTGTCTCTAATTAGTACTTCTTGTgggtaaatttattttagctGTTGAGATGGCATCATCATCAGCTGGGGCGGCCACAGGATGGTATAGAGGCAGGGTTAAAGCCGTTCCGTCAGGGGACTGCTTGGTAATTACGGCCATGACTAGCAGCAAAGCGGGACCCACTCCTGAGAAGACCATTACTTTATCTTCTCTGATCGCTCCAAGATTGGTAAGCGACTCAGCTTTATTTCCTTCTTGTACACTTCTATAGTCAATCATTTGTCTTTCGAGTTCTCTTTCACCATTTGGTGCTTTCAAAGCCTTCCATGTGTACAGTGACTTCTTTGTGTGCACAAAGGCTTGTTATGGTATATATGTACACATGTAGATAGCAAGGTTAATTGCTTTATGAGTTCTggatttgtggggtttataGTTTCAAGGGGTTGGGGAAATAAGTAATAGCTATTGAgaccttccttttctttttcttttactatttgGGTAGCTGTAAATTTAGATAATATTGTACAAATCAATGCTGACGTTGTGCTATTTTGCTTTGGATGCTTGAACATTTTCAGGCTCGACGGGGTGGTGTCGATGAGCCATTTGCATGGGAAAGTAGAGAATACTTGCGAAAGCTATGCATTGGAAAGGTTATTATTCTAGAATGATTTCAGTCTTTTCCAAAAGTTGCTGGGAATGTATCAGCTTGGACACGATGACacatcattattttaaaatctaggACACGgacacatttattaaaatatacatttcttagaatatgtaaaaaaattagtcaggaaacaaattcaaataaaaaaaaattagtttgatGTATTTGACTCtcaaaattcattatttttgtaatatatgTGCCTATTTAGTATACTTAGCAAGTGGTTCATGCATGTCTGGCCAATGTTGGATCTATCTTGACTTTGTACAACTAGTGTCTAACACATCTATTGCGTTAACAAGCGTCTGACACATATCCAACAAGTGTCTTAATATCCAAGTGTCCATCGCAAATTGAACACGGAAACGCTAGCCGAACTAAAGTGTCTGCGCTTCTTAGGTCGAGAAGATGCTTTGTCTTATAGTGGTGTAACAGTACATATTTCCTGTAGGAGGTTGCCTTTAGAGTGGACTATACTGTGCCATCCATTGGTCGAGAGTTCGGTTCTGTTTTTCTTGGTGACAAGAATATTGCTGCACTTGTTGTTTCTGAAGGCTGGGCTAAGGTTATGTACTTTCTGAGGTTAAAGTTGTCCACTTTTGTTATCTGCATTTTTTCCTtggtattattgaaattataaatgCGCAGGTAAGGGAGCAAGGTCAGCAGAAGGGTGAAGTGAGCCCTTACCTTGCAGAGCTACTGCGTCTCGAAGACCAAGCAAAGCAACAAGGTTTTGGGCGTTGGAGCAAGGTTACTACTTAGAAACTGGCAGTCACTACTACTATCTGTTTTCCAAGTCCTAGTCCacattaaataattctttGTCACTTTTGAGTTAGTAATTAATATCCTTGATGAGTTTCTGAAGCAAGCAATCGAGTGGGGCTGTTCAATACCAGCTTTAGTTTAATGAcgataaatataatttgaaatgaGTGGTATGAATTGGTTATTTCTTATGGCTTTTAGATGTTTTCCTTTCTACTCTGTCTCAATTTTTGCATTTAGTTCATGGGGTTTCAtccgttatttttttttttttttcaaaatttacacTTTTCAAAATGTTGGCCATGCTAAATGATAAATGCCGTACATAAGAATGAGGGACTCTAGGAATATGAaatgataatttaataaacCATCGTGTTCTGAATAGATATTTTTAGTCTGTGATCTTTATGCAGTCTTCAATGTCTGAGCTAACAGATTTTAGCAGGTCTTGCATTTGTATATCTTGCAGAAGATTTTTGTATAATagtataaaaaatgtaatttatgtTACTCTTATTGCTTTCTTTAGGTTCCTGGTTCCGCTGAGGCATCCATTAGAAACTTACCACCGTCAGCCATTGGTGATCCCAATAACTTGGATGCCATGGGTTTGTTAGCTGCTAACAAAGGGAAGCCAATGGAGGGAATTGTTGAGCAGGTTCGAGATGGCAGTACTGTCAGGGTTTACTTGCTTCCAGAGTTTCAGTTTGTTCAGGTGTTCATTGCTGGAATCCAGGTATGTAGTAAATGTTATGAGTAACAGCCTATTGATGAGGAAATTTTCTCGAGTTCAGAGAAACCTTTTTCAGGATTAAGGTTCCATGTTATTTTGCTTTTCTAGTCACCATCTATGGGAAGAAGGCCTCCTCCAGACACCGTTGCTGAAACAGACAATTCCTCTAATGACCTGAATGGTGAGGTTTCAGCTGAACCAAGAGCTTCTTTAACTTCTGCACAAAGGCTTGCTGTCTCTACTACATCATCTGGTGAAGTAGCTCCTGAAACGTTTGGAGTCGAAGCCAAACATTTTACAGAGATTCGTGTTCTGAATAGAGATGTAAGTCATCGGATGCTGATTGGTATTTTGTGGTTTCAATTGGTCTGATTCTGGATGAATTCACAGGTCCGGATTGTCCTGGAAGGAGTAGACAAATTTAGCAATTTGATTGGGTCAGTGTACTACTCTGATGGGGAGACAGCGAAAGATCTGGCACTGGAGCTGGTAGAAAATGTAAGTcgtttgtatttttttctgttGGTACATCTTAACAGTACTCATTTGCATGATTGTGACTGGATATTCTCATGGTGAtgtttagtttatttatttattttgttccaTGCTTAGCTAATtgcttggtttttttttttttttttttttttttttttttttttttttttttttttttttttttttttNNNNNNNNNNNNNNNNNNNNNNNNNNNttttttttttttttttttttttccattttttcttatgCTTAGATCCTTGTGATCCAGAGTAGTATGATATTTCAGTCTACAGTTCTTGTGTTACTTTCTTAtgcatttatatatttcttttcctaGTTGAGATTTATACTTGGAgtcttttgactttcttttttttttttttaatcccaGCTACTGCATTGTTCTcttgatcatttttttaatcaatttcttttgaatAACACcgtcttataatttaatttaattttatatttaatgttgtgtttttttctcaatCTNAATATGTTGAGTGGAGTGCAAACATGATGGAAGAAGATGCCAAGCGACGGCTGAAGGCTGCAGAGCTACAGGCGAAGAAAACCCGGCTAAGATTATGGGCTAACTATGTACCTCCACCAACGAATTCAAAGGCAATTCATGATCAGAATTTCATGGGGAAGGTAATTATATGTCAACTAGTCTATAATATTGATAAACTtaattaaggttttttttccGTATTTTATATCATCTTATCTTGGCATTTGCAGGTGGTAGAAGTTGTAAGCGGTGACTGCATTATTGTGGCTGATGACTCGGTTCCATATGGTAGTCCATTGGCAGAGAGACGTGTCAACCTATCAAGTATTAGGTGTCCAAAAATGGGTAATCCCCGTAGGGATGAGAAGCCTGCTCCTTATGCCCGTGAAGCAAAAGAGTTCTTAAGAACACGCCTCATTGGTCGACAAGTATGGTATTAATTACTAGTCTGTTTCTGATGATTCTGGGGTGAATTGTAATTTGGGATCACAATTCTCTTTTTAGGTTAAAGTCCAAATGGAGTATTCTAGGAAGGTCAGCATGGTGGAGGGACCTGCAACTGCTCCAGATTCTAGAGTGATGGATTTTGGATCTGTCTTTCTGTTGTCTTCTACTAAGGCTGAGGATGAGGACACTTCTGCTCAAGACA carries:
- the LOC111780194 gene encoding ribonuclease TUDOR 1-like, whose amino-acid sequence is MASSSAGAATGWYRGRVKAVPSGDCLVITAMTSSKAGPTPEKTITLSSLIAPRLARRGGVDEPFAWESREYLRKLCIGKEVAFRVDYTVPSIGREFGSVFLGDKNIAALVVSEGWAKVREQGQQKGEVSPYLAELLRLEDQAKQQGFGRWSKVPGSAEASIRNLPPSAIGDPNNLDAMGLLAANKGKPMEGIVEQVRDGSTVRVYLLPEFQFVQVFIAGIQSPSMGRRPPPDTVAETDNSSNDLNGEVSAEPRASLTSAQRLAVSTTSSGEVAPETFGVEAKHFTEIRVLNRDVRIVLEGVDKFSNLIGSVYYSDGETAKDLALELVENSQSXYVEWSANMMEEDAKRRLKAAELQAKKTRLRLWANYVPPPTNSKAIHDQNFMGKVVEVVSGDCIIVADDSVPYGSPLAERRVNLSSIRCPKMGNPRRDEKPAPYAREAKEFLRTRLIGRQVKVQMEYSRKVSMVEGPATAPDSRVMDFGSVFLLSSTKAEDEDTSAQDSSGQQAGVNVAELVVSRGFGTVIRHRDFEERSNYYDALLAAESRSIAGKKGIHSAKDPPVMHVTDLLTAPAKKARDFLPFLHRSRRIPAVVEYVLSGHRFKLLIPKETCSIAFAFSGVRCPGRDEPYSDEAIAIMRRKIMQRDVEIEVETVDRTGTFLGSLWEARTNMAVVLVEAGLAKIQTSFSSDRMPDAHLLEQAERSAKRQKLKIWENYVEGEEVPNGAAVESKQKEVLKVIVTEVLGGGKFYVQTIGDQKVTSLQKQLAALNLQEVPLIGAFSPKKGDIVLAQFSADNSWNRAMIINTPRGAAESLKDMFEVFYIDFGNQEAVPYGRLRPVDPSMSSAPGLAQLCSLAHIKVPSLDEDFGQEAAEYLSDYMLNGATEFVATIEEKDTSGGKVKGQGTGNILIVTLVAVGSEHSLNALMLQEGLARLEKRKKWESKERQIAFGSLEGYQEEARTDRRGMWQYGDIQSDEEDAGPVRKPGGRR